Proteins from one Caretta caretta isolate rCarCar2 chromosome 12, rCarCar1.hap1, whole genome shotgun sequence genomic window:
- the DHODH gene encoding dihydroorotate dehydrogenase (quinone), mitochondrial isoform X1 — MGAPLRQRLREAMAVLGGGGLLCASYLVAAGEERFYAECLMPGLQRLLGPETAHLLAIRLLSLGVLPRMAQRDSAMLEVRVLGRRFRNPVGLAAGFDKHGEAVDGLSKLGFGFVEVGSVTPQPQEGNPKPRVFRLPEDQAVINRYGFNSHGHAAVECRLRARQGVQLQLTEAGIPLGINLGKNKGSADAVADYVDGVRTLGPLADYLVVNVSSPNTPGLRDLQGKAELRRLLAKVLEERDALRCERKPAVLVKIAPDLTAQDKQDIASTVTELGVDGLVVTNTTTSRPSSLRGTLRAEPGGLSGRPLRALSTQTVHEMYALTQGKVPIIGVGGVSSGQDALEKIRAGASLVQMYTALTYQGPPVVSMVKRELEVLLRMPMLLVASLLWGALASTHTSLNEVQLGNDQSCPAPRGIEHGKVEHLARYQCDPYYQLRSRGDGLYRCSQQHMWLNEAAGEELPICEPVCGKPKNPARQVQRIIGGMMAAKNSFPWQGRLLSHHNHTAGATLISDQWLLTTGRNLYLGHSENSTLDEIAPTLRLFLGKETPAGAVELIVLHPEFPGAVDLALLKLKHKVPIGEAVMPICLAQKDYAKVGRVGFVSGWGWNTLLEHPKHLKYVMLPVADSVSCQAYYQAHAWKPLLNSHTFCVGMSELHESTCLGDAGSAFAIHDPEDDTWYAAGILSFDRSCSAAKYGVYVQMLSVLDWIKETMAAH, encoded by the exons ATGGGGGCGCCGCTGCGG CAGCGACTCCGGGAGGCCATGGCCGTGCTGGGCGGGGGCGGCCTTCTCTGCGCCTCGTACCTGGTGGCTGCGGGCGAGGAGCGGTTCTACGCTGAGTGCCTGATGCCGGGGCTGCAGCGGCTGCTGGGGCCCGAGACCGCCCACCTGCTCGCCATCCGCCTGCTCAGCCTGGGGGTCCTGCCCCGCATGGCCCAGCGTGACTCGGCCATGCTG GAGGTGCGTGTGCTGGGACGGAGGTTCCGGAACCCAGTGGGCCTGGCCGCCGGCTTTGACAAGCACGGGGAAGCCGTGGATGGGCTCTCCAAGCTTGGATTTGGCTTCGTGGAAGTGGGGAGTGTCACCCCACAGCCTCAGGAAGGGAACCCCAAACCCCGGGTCTTCCGGCTGCCAGAGGACCAGGCTGTCATTAACAG ATACGGCTTTAACAGCCATGGACATGCCGCTGTGGAGTGTAGGCTTCGGGCCCGGCAGGGAGTGCAGCTCCAGCTCACGGAAG CTGGGATTCCCCTCGGCATAAACCTGGGTAAGAACAAGGGCTCAGCAGATGCGGTGGCAGATTATGTGGATGGGGTCCGGACGCTGGGCCCGCTGGCCGACTACCTGGTGGTGAATGTGTCCAGTCCAAACACGCCGGGGCTGCGGGACTTGCAGGGCAAAGCTGAGCTGCGCCGGCTGCTGGCCAAG gtgctggaggagagggatGCCCTGAGGTGTGAGCGCAAGCCGGCCGTGCTGGTGAAGATTGCCCCTGACCTGACTGCCCAGGACAAGCAGGACATAGCCAGCACGGTGACCGAG CTAGGTGTGGATGGGCTGGTCGTCACCAACACCACCACCAGCCGTCCCAGCAGCCTGCGGGGCACCCTGCGCGCGGAGCCCGGCGGCCTCAGCGGGCGGCCCCTGCGAGCGCTCTCCACGCAGACCGTCCACGAGATGTATGCCCTCACCCAAG GGAAGGTGCCCATCATTGGCGTGGGCGGGGTGAGCAGCGGGCAGGACGCGCTGGAAAAGATCCGGGCTGGGGCCTCTCTGGTGCAGATGTACACGGCGCTCACCTACCAGGGGCCCCCTGTGGTGAGCATGGTGAAACGGGAACTGGAGGTGCTGCTGAG GATGCCCATGCTGCTGGTCGCCAGCCTGCTCTGGGGGGCCCTCGCCTCCACCCACACCAGCCTCAACGAAGTCCAGCTCGGCAACG acCAGAGCTGCCCGGCGCCCAGGGGGATCGAGCACGGGAAGGTGGAGCACCTGGCCCGCTACCAGTGTGACCCCTACTACCAGCTGCGCAGCCGCGGTGACG GCCTATACCGATGTAGCCAGCAGCACATGTGGTTGAATGAAGCAGCCGGAGAGGAGCTGCCCATTTGTGAGCCAG tgtgtgggaaGCCCAAGAACCCGGCCAGACAGGTGCAGCGCATCATTGGGGGCATGATGGCAGCCAAGAACAGCTTCCCCTGGCAGGGCCGGCTGCTGAGCCACCACAACCACACGGCGGGGGCCACGCTCATCAGCGACCAGTGGCTGCTGACGACAGGCAGGAACCTCTACCTGGGCCACAGTGAGAACAGCACGCTGGATGAaatcgcccccaccctgcggctcTTTCTTGGCAAGGAGACGCCCGCCGGGGCTGTCGAGCTCATTGTCCTGCACCCTGAGTTCCCGGGGGCTGTGGACCTGGCCCTGCTCAAGCTCAAGCACAAGGTGCCCATTGGAGAGGCCGTGATGCCCATTTGCCTGGCCCAGAAGGACTATGCAAAGGTGGGGAGGGTGGGCTTtgtctctggctggggctggaacacccTCCTGGAGCACCCAAAGCACCTCAAGTACGTCATGCTGCCTGTGGCCGACAGCGTCAGCTGCCAGGCGTACTACCAGGCACACGCCTGGAAGCCACTGCTGAACAGCCACACCTTCTGCGTCGGCATGAGCGAGCTGCACGAGTCCACCTGCCTCGGGGACGCCGGCAGCGCCTTTGCCATCCACGACCCTGAGGACGACACCTGGTACGCGGCCGGGATCCTCAGCTTTGACCGCAGCTGCTCAGCTGCCAAGTACGGCGTCTATGTGCAGATGCTCAGTGTCTTGGACTGGATCAAGGAGACCATGGCTGCACACTGA
- the DHODH gene encoding dihydroorotate dehydrogenase (quinone), mitochondrial isoform X5: MYTALTYQGPPVVSMVKRELEVLLRMPMLLVASLLWGALASTHTSLNEVQLGNDQSCPAPRGIEHGKVEHLARYQCDPYYQLRSRGDGLYRCSQQHMWLNEAAGEELPICEPVCGKPKNPARQVQRIIGGMMAAKNSFPWQGRLLSHHNHTAGATLISDQWLLTTGRNLYLGHSENSTLDEIAPTLRLFLGKETPAGAVELIVLHPEFPGAVDLALLKLKHKVPIGEAVMPICLAQKDYAKVGRVGFVSGWGWNTLLEHPKHLKYVMLPVADSVSCQAYYQAHAWKPLLNSHTFCVGMSELHESTCLGDAGSAFAIHDPEDDTWYAAGILSFDRSCSAAKYGVYVQMLSVLDWIKETMAAH; encoded by the exons ATGTACACGGCGCTCACCTACCAGGGGCCCCCTGTGGTGAGCATGGTGAAACGGGAACTGGAGGTGCTGCTGAG GATGCCCATGCTGCTGGTCGCCAGCCTGCTCTGGGGGGCCCTCGCCTCCACCCACACCAGCCTCAACGAAGTCCAGCTCGGCAACG acCAGAGCTGCCCGGCGCCCAGGGGGATCGAGCACGGGAAGGTGGAGCACCTGGCCCGCTACCAGTGTGACCCCTACTACCAGCTGCGCAGCCGCGGTGACG GCCTATACCGATGTAGCCAGCAGCACATGTGGTTGAATGAAGCAGCCGGAGAGGAGCTGCCCATTTGTGAGCCAG tgtgtgggaaGCCCAAGAACCCGGCCAGACAGGTGCAGCGCATCATTGGGGGCATGATGGCAGCCAAGAACAGCTTCCCCTGGCAGGGCCGGCTGCTGAGCCACCACAACCACACGGCGGGGGCCACGCTCATCAGCGACCAGTGGCTGCTGACGACAGGCAGGAACCTCTACCTGGGCCACAGTGAGAACAGCACGCTGGATGAaatcgcccccaccctgcggctcTTTCTTGGCAAGGAGACGCCCGCCGGGGCTGTCGAGCTCATTGTCCTGCACCCTGAGTTCCCGGGGGCTGTGGACCTGGCCCTGCTCAAGCTCAAGCACAAGGTGCCCATTGGAGAGGCCGTGATGCCCATTTGCCTGGCCCAGAAGGACTATGCAAAGGTGGGGAGGGTGGGCTTtgtctctggctggggctggaacacccTCCTGGAGCACCCAAAGCACCTCAAGTACGTCATGCTGCCTGTGGCCGACAGCGTCAGCTGCCAGGCGTACTACCAGGCACACGCCTGGAAGCCACTGCTGAACAGCCACACCTTCTGCGTCGGCATGAGCGAGCTGCACGAGTCCACCTGCCTCGGGGACGCCGGCAGCGCCTTTGCCATCCACGACCCTGAGGACGACACCTGGTACGCGGCCGGGATCCTCAGCTTTGACCGCAGCTGCTCAGCTGCCAAGTACGGCGTCTATGTGCAGATGCTCAGTGTCTTGGACTGGATCAAGGAGACCATGGCTGCACACTGA
- the DHODH gene encoding dihydroorotate dehydrogenase (quinone), mitochondrial isoform X4, with translation MGAPLRQRLREAMAVLGGGGLLCASYLVAAGEERFYAECLMPGLQRLLGPETAHLLAIRLLSLGVLPRMAQRDSAMLEVRVLGRRFRNPVGLAAGFDKHGEAVDGLSKLGFGFVEVGSVTPQPQEGNPKPRVFRLPEDQAVINRYGFNSHGHAAVECRLRARQGVQLQLTEAGIPLGINLGKNKGSADAVADYVDGVRTLGPLADYLVVNVSSPNTPGLRDLQGKAELRRLLAKVLEERDALRCERKPAVLVKIAPDLTAQDKQDIASTVTELGVDGLVVTNTTTSRPSSLRGTLRAEPGGLSGRPLRALSTQTVHEMYALTQGKVPIIGVGGVSSGQDALEKIRAGASLVQMYTALTYQGPPVVSMVKRELEVLLREQGFQSVTEAVGADHRC, from the exons ATGGGGGCGCCGCTGCGG CAGCGACTCCGGGAGGCCATGGCCGTGCTGGGCGGGGGCGGCCTTCTCTGCGCCTCGTACCTGGTGGCTGCGGGCGAGGAGCGGTTCTACGCTGAGTGCCTGATGCCGGGGCTGCAGCGGCTGCTGGGGCCCGAGACCGCCCACCTGCTCGCCATCCGCCTGCTCAGCCTGGGGGTCCTGCCCCGCATGGCCCAGCGTGACTCGGCCATGCTG GAGGTGCGTGTGCTGGGACGGAGGTTCCGGAACCCAGTGGGCCTGGCCGCCGGCTTTGACAAGCACGGGGAAGCCGTGGATGGGCTCTCCAAGCTTGGATTTGGCTTCGTGGAAGTGGGGAGTGTCACCCCACAGCCTCAGGAAGGGAACCCCAAACCCCGGGTCTTCCGGCTGCCAGAGGACCAGGCTGTCATTAACAG ATACGGCTTTAACAGCCATGGACATGCCGCTGTGGAGTGTAGGCTTCGGGCCCGGCAGGGAGTGCAGCTCCAGCTCACGGAAG CTGGGATTCCCCTCGGCATAAACCTGGGTAAGAACAAGGGCTCAGCAGATGCGGTGGCAGATTATGTGGATGGGGTCCGGACGCTGGGCCCGCTGGCCGACTACCTGGTGGTGAATGTGTCCAGTCCAAACACGCCGGGGCTGCGGGACTTGCAGGGCAAAGCTGAGCTGCGCCGGCTGCTGGCCAAG gtgctggaggagagggatGCCCTGAGGTGTGAGCGCAAGCCGGCCGTGCTGGTGAAGATTGCCCCTGACCTGACTGCCCAGGACAAGCAGGACATAGCCAGCACGGTGACCGAG CTAGGTGTGGATGGGCTGGTCGTCACCAACACCACCACCAGCCGTCCCAGCAGCCTGCGGGGCACCCTGCGCGCGGAGCCCGGCGGCCTCAGCGGGCGGCCCCTGCGAGCGCTCTCCACGCAGACCGTCCACGAGATGTATGCCCTCACCCAAG GGAAGGTGCCCATCATTGGCGTGGGCGGGGTGAGCAGCGGGCAGGACGCGCTGGAAAAGATCCGGGCTGGGGCCTCTCTGGTGCAGATGTACACGGCGCTCACCTACCAGGGGCCCCCTGTGGTGAGCATGGTGAAACGGGAACTGGAGGTGCTGCTGAG GGAGCAGGGGTTTCAGAGCGTCACAGAAGCTGTTGGAGCGGATCATCGGTGCTGA
- the DHODH gene encoding dihydroorotate dehydrogenase (quinone), mitochondrial isoform X2 → MGAPLRQRLREAMAVLGGGGLLCASYLVAAGEERFYAECLMPGLQRLLGPETAHLLAIRLLSLGVLPRMAQRDSAMLEVRVLGRRFRNPVGLAAGFDKHGEAVDGLSKLGFGFVEVGSVTPQPQEGNPKPRVFRLPEDQAVINRYGFNSHGHAAVECRLRARQGVQLQLTEAGIPLGINLGKNKGSADAVADYVDGVRTLGPLADYLVVNVSSPNTPGLRDLQGKAELRRLLAKVLEERDALRCERKPAVLVKIAPDLTAQDKQDIASTVTELGVDGLVVTNTTTSRPSSLRGTLRAEPGGLSGRPLRALSTQTVHEMYALTQGKVPIIGVGGVSSGQDALEKIRAGASLVQMYTALTYQGPPVVSMVKRELEVLLRMPMLLVASLLWGALASTHTSLNEVQLGNDQSCPAPRGIEHGKVEHLARYQCDPYYQLRSRGDVCGKPKNPARQVQRIIGGMMAAKNSFPWQGRLLSHHNHTAGATLISDQWLLTTGRNLYLGHSENSTLDEIAPTLRLFLGKETPAGAVELIVLHPEFPGAVDLALLKLKHKVPIGEAVMPICLAQKDYAKVGRVGFVSGWGWNTLLEHPKHLKYVMLPVADSVSCQAYYQAHAWKPLLNSHTFCVGMSELHESTCLGDAGSAFAIHDPEDDTWYAAGILSFDRSCSAAKYGVYVQMLSVLDWIKETMAAH, encoded by the exons ATGGGGGCGCCGCTGCGG CAGCGACTCCGGGAGGCCATGGCCGTGCTGGGCGGGGGCGGCCTTCTCTGCGCCTCGTACCTGGTGGCTGCGGGCGAGGAGCGGTTCTACGCTGAGTGCCTGATGCCGGGGCTGCAGCGGCTGCTGGGGCCCGAGACCGCCCACCTGCTCGCCATCCGCCTGCTCAGCCTGGGGGTCCTGCCCCGCATGGCCCAGCGTGACTCGGCCATGCTG GAGGTGCGTGTGCTGGGACGGAGGTTCCGGAACCCAGTGGGCCTGGCCGCCGGCTTTGACAAGCACGGGGAAGCCGTGGATGGGCTCTCCAAGCTTGGATTTGGCTTCGTGGAAGTGGGGAGTGTCACCCCACAGCCTCAGGAAGGGAACCCCAAACCCCGGGTCTTCCGGCTGCCAGAGGACCAGGCTGTCATTAACAG ATACGGCTTTAACAGCCATGGACATGCCGCTGTGGAGTGTAGGCTTCGGGCCCGGCAGGGAGTGCAGCTCCAGCTCACGGAAG CTGGGATTCCCCTCGGCATAAACCTGGGTAAGAACAAGGGCTCAGCAGATGCGGTGGCAGATTATGTGGATGGGGTCCGGACGCTGGGCCCGCTGGCCGACTACCTGGTGGTGAATGTGTCCAGTCCAAACACGCCGGGGCTGCGGGACTTGCAGGGCAAAGCTGAGCTGCGCCGGCTGCTGGCCAAG gtgctggaggagagggatGCCCTGAGGTGTGAGCGCAAGCCGGCCGTGCTGGTGAAGATTGCCCCTGACCTGACTGCCCAGGACAAGCAGGACATAGCCAGCACGGTGACCGAG CTAGGTGTGGATGGGCTGGTCGTCACCAACACCACCACCAGCCGTCCCAGCAGCCTGCGGGGCACCCTGCGCGCGGAGCCCGGCGGCCTCAGCGGGCGGCCCCTGCGAGCGCTCTCCACGCAGACCGTCCACGAGATGTATGCCCTCACCCAAG GGAAGGTGCCCATCATTGGCGTGGGCGGGGTGAGCAGCGGGCAGGACGCGCTGGAAAAGATCCGGGCTGGGGCCTCTCTGGTGCAGATGTACACGGCGCTCACCTACCAGGGGCCCCCTGTGGTGAGCATGGTGAAACGGGAACTGGAGGTGCTGCTGAG GATGCCCATGCTGCTGGTCGCCAGCCTGCTCTGGGGGGCCCTCGCCTCCACCCACACCAGCCTCAACGAAGTCCAGCTCGGCAACG acCAGAGCTGCCCGGCGCCCAGGGGGATCGAGCACGGGAAGGTGGAGCACCTGGCCCGCTACCAGTGTGACCCCTACTACCAGCTGCGCAGCCGCGGTGACG tgtgtgggaaGCCCAAGAACCCGGCCAGACAGGTGCAGCGCATCATTGGGGGCATGATGGCAGCCAAGAACAGCTTCCCCTGGCAGGGCCGGCTGCTGAGCCACCACAACCACACGGCGGGGGCCACGCTCATCAGCGACCAGTGGCTGCTGACGACAGGCAGGAACCTCTACCTGGGCCACAGTGAGAACAGCACGCTGGATGAaatcgcccccaccctgcggctcTTTCTTGGCAAGGAGACGCCCGCCGGGGCTGTCGAGCTCATTGTCCTGCACCCTGAGTTCCCGGGGGCTGTGGACCTGGCCCTGCTCAAGCTCAAGCACAAGGTGCCCATTGGAGAGGCCGTGATGCCCATTTGCCTGGCCCAGAAGGACTATGCAAAGGTGGGGAGGGTGGGCTTtgtctctggctggggctggaacacccTCCTGGAGCACCCAAAGCACCTCAAGTACGTCATGCTGCCTGTGGCCGACAGCGTCAGCTGCCAGGCGTACTACCAGGCACACGCCTGGAAGCCACTGCTGAACAGCCACACCTTCTGCGTCGGCATGAGCGAGCTGCACGAGTCCACCTGCCTCGGGGACGCCGGCAGCGCCTTTGCCATCCACGACCCTGAGGACGACACCTGGTACGCGGCCGGGATCCTCAGCTTTGACCGCAGCTGCTCAGCTGCCAAGTACGGCGTCTATGTGCAGATGCTCAGTGTCTTGGACTGGATCAAGGAGACCATGGCTGCACACTGA
- the DHODH gene encoding dihydroorotate dehydrogenase (quinone), mitochondrial isoform X7 codes for MPMLLVASLLWGALASTHTSLNEVQLGNDQSCPAPRGIEHGKVEHLARYQCDPYYQLRSRGDGLYRCSQQHMWLNEAAGEELPICEPVCGKPKNPARQVQRIIGGMMAAKNSFPWQGRLLSHHNHTAGATLISDQWLLTTGRNLYLGHSENSTLDEIAPTLRLFLGKETPAGAVELIVLHPEFPGAVDLALLKLKHKVPIGEAVMPICLAQKDYAKVGRVGFVSGWGWNTLLEHPKHLKYVMLPVADSVSCQAYYQAHAWKPLLNSHTFCVGMSELHESTCLGDAGSAFAIHDPEDDTWYAAGILSFDRSCSAAKYGVYVQMLSVLDWIKETMAAH; via the exons ATGCCCATGCTGCTGGTCGCCAGCCTGCTCTGGGGGGCCCTCGCCTCCACCCACACCAGCCTCAACGAAGTCCAGCTCGGCAACG acCAGAGCTGCCCGGCGCCCAGGGGGATCGAGCACGGGAAGGTGGAGCACCTGGCCCGCTACCAGTGTGACCCCTACTACCAGCTGCGCAGCCGCGGTGACG GCCTATACCGATGTAGCCAGCAGCACATGTGGTTGAATGAAGCAGCCGGAGAGGAGCTGCCCATTTGTGAGCCAG tgtgtgggaaGCCCAAGAACCCGGCCAGACAGGTGCAGCGCATCATTGGGGGCATGATGGCAGCCAAGAACAGCTTCCCCTGGCAGGGCCGGCTGCTGAGCCACCACAACCACACGGCGGGGGCCACGCTCATCAGCGACCAGTGGCTGCTGACGACAGGCAGGAACCTCTACCTGGGCCACAGTGAGAACAGCACGCTGGATGAaatcgcccccaccctgcggctcTTTCTTGGCAAGGAGACGCCCGCCGGGGCTGTCGAGCTCATTGTCCTGCACCCTGAGTTCCCGGGGGCTGTGGACCTGGCCCTGCTCAAGCTCAAGCACAAGGTGCCCATTGGAGAGGCCGTGATGCCCATTTGCCTGGCCCAGAAGGACTATGCAAAGGTGGGGAGGGTGGGCTTtgtctctggctggggctggaacacccTCCTGGAGCACCCAAAGCACCTCAAGTACGTCATGCTGCCTGTGGCCGACAGCGTCAGCTGCCAGGCGTACTACCAGGCACACGCCTGGAAGCCACTGCTGAACAGCCACACCTTCTGCGTCGGCATGAGCGAGCTGCACGAGTCCACCTGCCTCGGGGACGCCGGCAGCGCCTTTGCCATCCACGACCCTGAGGACGACACCTGGTACGCGGCCGGGATCCTCAGCTTTGACCGCAGCTGCTCAGCTGCCAAGTACGGCGTCTATGTGCAGATGCTCAGTGTCTTGGACTGGATCAAGGAGACCATGGCTGCACACTGA
- the DHODH gene encoding dihydroorotate dehydrogenase (quinone), mitochondrial isoform X3 — protein MGAPLREVRVLGRRFRNPVGLAAGFDKHGEAVDGLSKLGFGFVEVGSVTPQPQEGNPKPRVFRLPEDQAVINRYGFNSHGHAAVECRLRARQGVQLQLTEAGIPLGINLGKNKGSADAVADYVDGVRTLGPLADYLVVNVSSPNTPGLRDLQGKAELRRLLAKVLEERDALRCERKPAVLVKIAPDLTAQDKQDIASTVTELGVDGLVVTNTTTSRPSSLRGTLRAEPGGLSGRPLRALSTQTVHEMYALTQGKVPIIGVGGVSSGQDALEKIRAGASLVQMYTALTYQGPPVVSMVKRELEVLLRMPMLLVASLLWGALASTHTSLNEVQLGNDQSCPAPRGIEHGKVEHLARYQCDPYYQLRSRGDGLYRCSQQHMWLNEAAGEELPICEPVCGKPKNPARQVQRIIGGMMAAKNSFPWQGRLLSHHNHTAGATLISDQWLLTTGRNLYLGHSENSTLDEIAPTLRLFLGKETPAGAVELIVLHPEFPGAVDLALLKLKHKVPIGEAVMPICLAQKDYAKVGRVGFVSGWGWNTLLEHPKHLKYVMLPVADSVSCQAYYQAHAWKPLLNSHTFCVGMSELHESTCLGDAGSAFAIHDPEDDTWYAAGILSFDRSCSAAKYGVYVQMLSVLDWIKETMAAH, from the exons ATGGGGGCGCCGCTGCGG GAGGTGCGTGTGCTGGGACGGAGGTTCCGGAACCCAGTGGGCCTGGCCGCCGGCTTTGACAAGCACGGGGAAGCCGTGGATGGGCTCTCCAAGCTTGGATTTGGCTTCGTGGAAGTGGGGAGTGTCACCCCACAGCCTCAGGAAGGGAACCCCAAACCCCGGGTCTTCCGGCTGCCAGAGGACCAGGCTGTCATTAACAG ATACGGCTTTAACAGCCATGGACATGCCGCTGTGGAGTGTAGGCTTCGGGCCCGGCAGGGAGTGCAGCTCCAGCTCACGGAAG CTGGGATTCCCCTCGGCATAAACCTGGGTAAGAACAAGGGCTCAGCAGATGCGGTGGCAGATTATGTGGATGGGGTCCGGACGCTGGGCCCGCTGGCCGACTACCTGGTGGTGAATGTGTCCAGTCCAAACACGCCGGGGCTGCGGGACTTGCAGGGCAAAGCTGAGCTGCGCCGGCTGCTGGCCAAG gtgctggaggagagggatGCCCTGAGGTGTGAGCGCAAGCCGGCCGTGCTGGTGAAGATTGCCCCTGACCTGACTGCCCAGGACAAGCAGGACATAGCCAGCACGGTGACCGAG CTAGGTGTGGATGGGCTGGTCGTCACCAACACCACCACCAGCCGTCCCAGCAGCCTGCGGGGCACCCTGCGCGCGGAGCCCGGCGGCCTCAGCGGGCGGCCCCTGCGAGCGCTCTCCACGCAGACCGTCCACGAGATGTATGCCCTCACCCAAG GGAAGGTGCCCATCATTGGCGTGGGCGGGGTGAGCAGCGGGCAGGACGCGCTGGAAAAGATCCGGGCTGGGGCCTCTCTGGTGCAGATGTACACGGCGCTCACCTACCAGGGGCCCCCTGTGGTGAGCATGGTGAAACGGGAACTGGAGGTGCTGCTGAG GATGCCCATGCTGCTGGTCGCCAGCCTGCTCTGGGGGGCCCTCGCCTCCACCCACACCAGCCTCAACGAAGTCCAGCTCGGCAACG acCAGAGCTGCCCGGCGCCCAGGGGGATCGAGCACGGGAAGGTGGAGCACCTGGCCCGCTACCAGTGTGACCCCTACTACCAGCTGCGCAGCCGCGGTGACG GCCTATACCGATGTAGCCAGCAGCACATGTGGTTGAATGAAGCAGCCGGAGAGGAGCTGCCCATTTGTGAGCCAG tgtgtgggaaGCCCAAGAACCCGGCCAGACAGGTGCAGCGCATCATTGGGGGCATGATGGCAGCCAAGAACAGCTTCCCCTGGCAGGGCCGGCTGCTGAGCCACCACAACCACACGGCGGGGGCCACGCTCATCAGCGACCAGTGGCTGCTGACGACAGGCAGGAACCTCTACCTGGGCCACAGTGAGAACAGCACGCTGGATGAaatcgcccccaccctgcggctcTTTCTTGGCAAGGAGACGCCCGCCGGGGCTGTCGAGCTCATTGTCCTGCACCCTGAGTTCCCGGGGGCTGTGGACCTGGCCCTGCTCAAGCTCAAGCACAAGGTGCCCATTGGAGAGGCCGTGATGCCCATTTGCCTGGCCCAGAAGGACTATGCAAAGGTGGGGAGGGTGGGCTTtgtctctggctggggctggaacacccTCCTGGAGCACCCAAAGCACCTCAAGTACGTCATGCTGCCTGTGGCCGACAGCGTCAGCTGCCAGGCGTACTACCAGGCACACGCCTGGAAGCCACTGCTGAACAGCCACACCTTCTGCGTCGGCATGAGCGAGCTGCACGAGTCCACCTGCCTCGGGGACGCCGGCAGCGCCTTTGCCATCCACGACCCTGAGGACGACACCTGGTACGCGGCCGGGATCCTCAGCTTTGACCGCAGCTGCTCAGCTGCCAAGTACGGCGTCTATGTGCAGATGCTCAGTGTCTTGGACTGGATCAAGGAGACCATGGCTGCACACTGA
- the DHODH gene encoding dihydroorotate dehydrogenase (quinone), mitochondrial isoform X6 — protein sequence MWMPMLLVASLLWGALASTHTSLNEVQLGNDQSCPAPRGIEHGKVEHLARYQCDPYYQLRSRGDGLYRCSQQHMWLNEAAGEELPICEPVCGKPKNPARQVQRIIGGMMAAKNSFPWQGRLLSHHNHTAGATLISDQWLLTTGRNLYLGHSENSTLDEIAPTLRLFLGKETPAGAVELIVLHPEFPGAVDLALLKLKHKVPIGEAVMPICLAQKDYAKVGRVGFVSGWGWNTLLEHPKHLKYVMLPVADSVSCQAYYQAHAWKPLLNSHTFCVGMSELHESTCLGDAGSAFAIHDPEDDTWYAAGILSFDRSCSAAKYGVYVQMLSVLDWIKETMAAH from the exons ATGTG GATGCCCATGCTGCTGGTCGCCAGCCTGCTCTGGGGGGCCCTCGCCTCCACCCACACCAGCCTCAACGAAGTCCAGCTCGGCAACG acCAGAGCTGCCCGGCGCCCAGGGGGATCGAGCACGGGAAGGTGGAGCACCTGGCCCGCTACCAGTGTGACCCCTACTACCAGCTGCGCAGCCGCGGTGACG GCCTATACCGATGTAGCCAGCAGCACATGTGGTTGAATGAAGCAGCCGGAGAGGAGCTGCCCATTTGTGAGCCAG tgtgtgggaaGCCCAAGAACCCGGCCAGACAGGTGCAGCGCATCATTGGGGGCATGATGGCAGCCAAGAACAGCTTCCCCTGGCAGGGCCGGCTGCTGAGCCACCACAACCACACGGCGGGGGCCACGCTCATCAGCGACCAGTGGCTGCTGACGACAGGCAGGAACCTCTACCTGGGCCACAGTGAGAACAGCACGCTGGATGAaatcgcccccaccctgcggctcTTTCTTGGCAAGGAGACGCCCGCCGGGGCTGTCGAGCTCATTGTCCTGCACCCTGAGTTCCCGGGGGCTGTGGACCTGGCCCTGCTCAAGCTCAAGCACAAGGTGCCCATTGGAGAGGCCGTGATGCCCATTTGCCTGGCCCAGAAGGACTATGCAAAGGTGGGGAGGGTGGGCTTtgtctctggctggggctggaacacccTCCTGGAGCACCCAAAGCACCTCAAGTACGTCATGCTGCCTGTGGCCGACAGCGTCAGCTGCCAGGCGTACTACCAGGCACACGCCTGGAAGCCACTGCTGAACAGCCACACCTTCTGCGTCGGCATGAGCGAGCTGCACGAGTCCACCTGCCTCGGGGACGCCGGCAGCGCCTTTGCCATCCACGACCCTGAGGACGACACCTGGTACGCGGCCGGGATCCTCAGCTTTGACCGCAGCTGCTCAGCTGCCAAGTACGGCGTCTATGTGCAGATGCTCAGTGTCTTGGACTGGATCAAGGAGACCATGGCTGCACACTGA